One window of the Blastocatellia bacterium genome contains the following:
- a CDS encoding insulinase family protein, with product MRRIRKTVTASGLTVVSERMDHLRSVSLGIWVRAGSRHEPMEQSGITHFIEHLVFKGTERRSTRQIAEESDWLGGTLDAFTSHECAAYSAKILDEHLPRAFDLLADLVTAPRFDAQEIEKERQVILEEMRLVEDTPDDLATELFLRNFWPQHRLGRPILGTEETLFQLTREVILQYFQQLYTPPNLIVSAAGQVEHEHLVELAARYFDHIPDSGMRPRDTTPWPSPQIVLHEKEQLSETQILLGAQCPGLRSRDRHAVLLLSSILGGGTSSRLFQTIREDHGLAYATSAGTMLFSDTGLLLIHAATSPKNVLRVLDLIVAELRRLKREPVPAEELQRAKEQAKAATMLSLESSSARMAHIAQQEIYFGHQTTYDQILKSIEAVSTSDVQRLAQEIFQTEALALVLLGRLDSVRVDRERLAC from the coding sequence ATGCGGCGGATTCGCAAGACGGTGACCGCGAGCGGGCTCACGGTCGTGAGCGAGCGCATGGATCACCTTCGCTCAGTGAGCCTCGGTATTTGGGTGCGCGCCGGATCCCGGCATGAACCGATGGAACAGTCGGGGATCACGCACTTCATCGAACATCTCGTCTTCAAAGGGACGGAGCGGAGGAGCACGCGCCAGATCGCGGAAGAGTCGGATTGGCTGGGAGGGACACTCGATGCCTTCACCAGCCACGAATGCGCCGCCTATTCGGCGAAGATCCTCGACGAGCATCTGCCGCGTGCCTTCGATCTGCTGGCCGATCTGGTGACCGCACCCCGCTTTGACGCGCAGGAGATCGAGAAGGAGCGACAGGTGATCTTGGAAGAGATGCGGCTCGTCGAGGATACGCCCGATGATCTGGCCACTGAGCTTTTCCTGCGAAATTTCTGGCCCCAGCATCGTTTGGGACGGCCGATCCTGGGGACTGAGGAAACGCTCTTCCAGCTCACGCGCGAAGTGATCCTGCAGTATTTCCAGCAGCTCTACACGCCGCCGAATCTCATCGTCTCCGCGGCGGGGCAGGTCGAACACGAGCATTTGGTCGAATTGGCGGCGCGCTATTTCGATCATATCCCCGATAGCGGAATGCGTCCTCGCGACACGACCCCCTGGCCTTCTCCTCAGATCGTCTTGCACGAGAAGGAACAGCTCTCGGAGACGCAAATTCTGTTGGGCGCGCAATGTCCCGGCCTGCGGTCGCGGGATCGGCACGCTGTCCTCTTGCTGAGTTCCATTTTGGGCGGAGGGACCAGTTCCCGCCTCTTCCAGACCATTCGCGAGGATCATGGTCTGGCGTATGCGACGAGCGCCGGGACTATGCTCTTCTCCGATACGGGGCTGCTCCTCATTCATGCGGCGACGTCGCCGAAGAACGTGCTGCGTGTCCTCGATCTCATTGTCGCGGAACTTCGTCGCTTGAAGCGCGAGCCGGTGCCTGCTGAGGAGTTGCAGCGGGCGAAGGAGCAGGCGAAAGCGGCGACCATGCTCAGTCTCGAATCCTCCAGCGCGCGCATGGCTCATATCGCGCAGCAGGAGATTTACTTCGGCCATCAAACGACTTACGACCAGATCCTCAAGAGCATCGAAGCCGTCTCCACGAGCGACGTCCAACGGCTCGCGCAGGAGATCTTTCAAACCGAGGCGTTGGCTCTCGTCCTTTTGGGACGATTGGACAGTGTGCGCGTGGATCGCGAGCGGCTGGCGTGTTGA
- a CDS encoding acyl-CoA dehydrogenase encodes MNREHTVSGRLPVPPLTQLSEEEELFRQSVRQFAEERVRPLVKTMDEEGKFDSGLLRDFFKLGLMGINVPEEYGGAGSSFFMAVLAVEELSRVDASAGVVVDVQNTLVNNAITRWGSPELKAKYLPRLATDTVGAYALSEAGAGSDAFALQCRAIERGDHYVLTGRKLWTTNAMEANLFIVFATVNPDLGYRGITAFLVERDFPGFAVGKKEDKLGIRASSTCELILDEVPVPKENILGEVGKGYKVAIETLNEGRIGIGAQMIGLAQGALQCGIQYAKERKQFGRPIAEFQAIQFLIAELATELEAARLLVYNAARLKDAGLPFVKEAAMAKYYASVVAEKVTSNVIEIYGGYGFTKDYPAEKYFRDSKIGKIYEGTSNMQLQTIAKILLGER; translated from the coding sequence ATGAATCGAGAGCATACCGTGTCAGGACGTCTTCCCGTCCCTCCCTTGACCCAACTCTCCGAGGAAGAGGAGCTGTTCCGACAGAGCGTCCGGCAGTTCGCCGAGGAACGCGTTCGTCCCCTAGTCAAGACGATGGACGAAGAGGGGAAGTTCGACTCGGGACTCCTTCGAGACTTCTTCAAACTCGGCCTCATGGGCATCAATGTCCCGGAGGAGTACGGCGGCGCCGGCAGCAGCTTTTTCATGGCCGTGCTCGCCGTCGAAGAACTCTCGCGCGTAGATGCCTCTGCCGGCGTCGTCGTGGATGTGCAGAACACGCTCGTCAACAATGCCATCACGCGATGGGGATCGCCGGAATTGAAGGCGAAGTACCTGCCGCGATTGGCGACGGACACCGTCGGCGCGTACGCGCTCTCGGAAGCCGGAGCGGGCAGCGATGCCTTCGCCTTGCAATGTCGCGCCATCGAGCGAGGGGACCACTACGTGTTGACGGGGCGCAAGCTCTGGACAACCAACGCTATGGAGGCCAACCTCTTCATCGTCTTCGCCACGGTCAATCCCGATCTCGGCTATCGCGGCATCACGGCGTTTCTGGTCGAGCGCGACTTCCCCGGATTCGCCGTGGGGAAGAAGGAGGACAAGCTCGGCATTCGAGCCTCCTCGACGTGCGAACTCATCCTGGATGAGGTCCCAGTGCCCAAGGAGAACATCCTCGGCGAGGTGGGTAAGGGATACAAGGTGGCCATTGAGACGCTGAACGAAGGACGCATCGGCATCGGCGCGCAGATGATCGGCTTAGCTCAAGGCGCGCTGCAATGCGGGATTCAATATGCCAAGGAGCGAAAGCAATTCGGTCGCCCGATCGCGGAATTCCAAGCCATTCAATTCCTGATCGCGGAGCTGGCGACGGAGCTGGAGGCCGCGCGCTTGCTCGTCTACAACGCGGCCCGCTTGAAAGATGCCGGCCTGCCCTTTGTGAAAGAAGCGGCGATGGCCAAGTATTACGCGTCGGTGGTGGCCGAGAAGGTCACGTCCAACGTCATTGAAATTTACGGGGGCTACGGCTTCACCAAGGACTATCCGGCCGAGAAGTACTTCCGCGACTCGAAGATCGGCAAGATCTACGAAGGGACGTCGAACATGCAGTTGCAGACGATCGCGAAGATCTTGCTTGGAGAGCGATGA
- the rfaE1 gene encoding D-glycero-beta-D-manno-heptose-7-phosphate kinase, whose product MTPERAEALVHRFAARRLLVLGDLMLDEYLWGKARRISPEAPVPVVEIEHESFRLGGAGNVASNLVALGARPLLVAVTGADAAAERVRALLADGSLEADLLTDVTRPTTVKTRILAQHQQVVRADRESRTPLSEALTRRLLAIVRDRLESVEGVIISDYEKGTITPSLLEALLPELRERQLPVFLDPKVRNFPYYRPVTWIKPNQREAEAVTRREITDEVSLLEAGRELQRLVDSEYVLLTRGEHGMSLFSREGFVQHIPTVAREVYDVTGAGDTVMAALSLSVVAGADPVEAAQLANYAASVVIAKLGTAVVTRQELLAAIRADWLLRRDEGF is encoded by the coding sequence GTGACGCCTGAGCGGGCGGAAGCTCTCGTGCACCGATTCGCCGCCCGACGCCTGCTTGTGCTCGGCGATCTCATGCTCGACGAATACCTCTGGGGAAAGGCGCGGCGCATCTCCCCGGAAGCGCCGGTTCCCGTCGTGGAGATTGAGCACGAATCGTTTCGCTTGGGAGGAGCGGGCAACGTGGCGAGCAATCTCGTCGCGCTCGGCGCCCGACCGCTTCTTGTCGCCGTGACGGGCGCAGATGCAGCGGCCGAACGCGTGCGGGCGTTGCTCGCGGATGGATCGCTCGAGGCGGATCTCCTGACCGACGTGACGCGCCCGACGACCGTCAAGACGCGCATCCTCGCCCAGCATCAGCAGGTCGTGCGCGCCGATCGCGAGAGTCGAACGCCGCTCTCGGAAGCCCTCACGCGCCGTCTTCTCGCCATCGTGCGCGATCGGTTAGAGTCGGTCGAAGGCGTCATCATCTCCGATTATGAGAAGGGGACGATCACGCCTTCGCTGTTGGAGGCGCTTCTGCCGGAGTTGCGCGAGCGACAGCTTCCCGTCTTCCTCGATCCGAAGGTTCGGAACTTCCCCTACTATCGGCCGGTGACGTGGATCAAGCCCAATCAACGGGAAGCCGAGGCCGTGACCCGGCGGGAGATCACCGATGAAGTCTCGCTCCTGGAGGCCGGACGCGAGCTGCAACGCTTGGTGGATAGCGAGTACGTCCTCCTCACCCGTGGCGAGCACGGGATGAGCCTCTTCTCCCGCGAGGGATTCGTGCAGCACATTCCAACAGTCGCGCGCGAAGTCTATGATGTCACTGGAGCCGGCGATACGGTCATGGCCGCGCTCAGTCTCTCGGTCGTCGCCGGCGCTGATCCTGTCGAAGCCGCGCAACTGGCCAACTACGCCGCCAGCGTCGTCATCGCGAAACTCGGGACGGCCGTCGTCACGCGTCAGGAGCTGCTGGCGGCGATTCGCGCCGATTGGCTCCTGCGTCGAGACGAAGGCTTTTGA
- a CDS encoding glycosyltransferase family 9 protein — protein MARSNRATHAELPWDRIRRVLLIRLRSIGDTVLMTPCLAALKAWRPELQISVLSEVLAAPLLEDHPQVDDVIVLEREGRWWSDGVRRWQLAQRLRERAFDVVFNLHGGTTATLLAFLSRAPERIGYRGYRYSWLHTRRAPDPSQIWQKSAIHSAEQQLGLLKWCGVPISSAPPSSLRANEQAVMSVHRRLRQMGLRGPFAVIHPAATHEAKRWSAAKFARVVQYLASKHELPSIIIAARHEGHITDAVKGFAGMAAHPVTDLTLKEVIALLRQAALFVGNDSGPAHIAAAVGCPTVVIFGASDPTVWRPWGAAPSAIVHATRDHLGVPLPPEERIRHVRVEQVIEAIERVLASIAGEPSVRASVAEWDRSP, from the coding sequence ATGGCACGATCAAATCGCGCGACTCATGCGGAACTGCCGTGGGATCGAATTCGGCGCGTCCTGCTGATCCGGCTGCGTTCGATCGGGGACACGGTGCTGATGACCCCATGCCTGGCCGCGCTCAAGGCGTGGAGACCCGAGCTACAAATCAGCGTCCTCAGTGAAGTCCTCGCGGCCCCACTGTTGGAGGATCACCCGCAGGTGGACGACGTGATCGTCTTGGAACGGGAAGGGCGATGGTGGAGCGATGGGGTACGCCGATGGCAACTGGCGCAGCGGTTGCGCGAACGCGCCTTCGATGTCGTCTTCAATCTGCACGGGGGGACGACGGCGACCCTGCTGGCGTTCCTGAGTCGGGCGCCGGAGCGGATCGGCTATCGCGGTTATCGCTACAGTTGGTTGCACACTCGGCGGGCGCCCGATCCATCGCAAATCTGGCAGAAGTCAGCGATCCATTCGGCCGAGCAGCAGTTGGGGCTCTTGAAATGGTGCGGCGTTCCTATCTCCTCCGCTCCGCCGTCCTCGTTGCGGGCGAATGAGCAAGCCGTTATGAGCGTGCATCGGCGATTGCGGCAGATGGGCTTGCGCGGTCCCTTCGCCGTGATCCATCCGGCAGCCACGCATGAGGCCAAGCGATGGTCCGCCGCCAAGTTCGCTCGGGTCGTGCAATACTTGGCGTCTAAGCACGAGTTGCCCTCCATCATCATCGCTGCACGGCATGAGGGGCATATCACCGATGCCGTCAAAGGATTCGCCGGCATGGCTGCTCATCCCGTCACCGACCTGACGTTGAAGGAAGTGATCGCGCTGCTTCGTCAAGCCGCGCTCTTTGTGGGCAACGATAGCGGGCCAGCGCACATCGCGGCCGCTGTCGGTTGCCCGACCGTCGTGATCTTCGGCGCGTCGGACCCGACGGTCTGGCGGCCCTGGGGGGCGGCACCTTCCGCCATCGTGCATGCAACGCGCGATCATCTCGGCGTCCCTCTCCCGCCGGAGGAACGCATCCGGCATGTCCGCGTCGAACAGGTGATCGAAGCCATCGAACGCGTGCTCGCTTCGATCGCGGGGGAACCCAGTGTGCGCGCCTCGGTCGCCGAATGGGATCGGTCGCCATAG
- a CDS encoding Trm112 family protein: MSIKPELLEILACPACVREMNEQAKVRLTADGQGLQCPICLRVYPIREGIPVMLIEEARAEERALWQE; encoded by the coding sequence ATGAGCATCAAGCCGGAGCTTTTGGAGATCTTGGCGTGTCCTGCCTGCGTGCGAGAGATGAATGAGCAGGCGAAGGTTCGTCTGACGGCGGATGGGCAAGGCCTTCAATGCCCCATCTGCCTTCGCGTCTATCCCATTCGAGAAGGCATCCCCGTGATGCTCATCGAGGAGGCGCGCGCGGAAGAGCGAGCGCTGTGGCAGGAGTGA
- the hslV gene encoding ATP-dependent protease subunit HslV produces the protein MKGTTVLCVRRHDRVVMACDGQVTFQDTILKHHARKVRRLYNDRILAGFAGSTGDAFALFQRFESKLEEFRGNLGRAAVELARDWRTDRYLRHLEALLIVADRERSLILSGSGEVIEPDDDVAAIGSGGPYALAAARALLRHTTLSAREIAEEALRIASQICIYTNENFTIEEL, from the coding sequence ATGAAAGGTACAACCGTCCTCTGCGTTCGCCGCCATGATCGCGTTGTCATGGCCTGCGATGGGCAGGTCACATTCCAGGACACGATCCTCAAGCATCACGCGCGCAAGGTCCGTCGGCTCTACAACGATCGTATCCTCGCGGGATTCGCGGGCTCGACGGGAGATGCTTTCGCGCTCTTCCAACGCTTCGAGAGCAAGCTCGAGGAATTTCGCGGGAACTTGGGTCGAGCGGCGGTGGAATTGGCGCGAGATTGGCGCACGGATCGATACCTCCGCCATCTGGAGGCATTGCTGATCGTCGCCGATCGGGAACGCTCGCTCATCCTCTCCGGCAGCGGGGAGGTCATCGAGCCCGATGATGATGTGGCGGCGATCGGCTCGGGCGGACCGTACGCGCTGGCGGCGGCTCGCGCCCTGCTGCGGCATACGACGCTCTCGGCGCGGGAGATCGCCGAGGAAGCGTTGCGCATCGCGAGCCAAATCTGCATCTACACGAACGAGAATTTCACCATCGAGGAGTTGTGA